A stretch of Gammaproteobacteria bacterium DNA encodes these proteins:
- a CDS encoding XRE family transcriptional regulator encodes MTEPDTRIEPGSGNVFADLGRPGADAHLLKAELVGRIDALVRRRGITQAEAGRLLGLTQPDVSRLLRGDFREYSLERLFRLLNALGRDVDIVIRSPRSDDGGRLRIAADTG; translated from the coding sequence ATGACCGAACCCGACACCCGCATCGAACCCGGCTCCGGCAACGTGTTCGCCGACCTCGGCCGCCCCGGGGCCGACGCCCACCTGCTCAAGGCCGAACTGGTCGGGCGCATCGACGCGCTGGTGCGCCGGCGCGGCATCACCCAGGCCGAGGCCGGGCGGCTGCTCGGGCTGACCCAGCCGGACGTCTCGCGGCTCCTGCGGGGCGACTTCCGGGAGTATTCGCTGGAACGGCTGTTCCGCCTGCTGAACGCGCTCGGGCGCGATGTCGACATCGTCATCCGTTCGCCGCGCTCGGACGACGGGGGCCGGCTGCGCATTGCCGCCGAT